One Cryptomeria japonica chromosome 9, Sugi_1.0, whole genome shotgun sequence genomic window carries:
- the LOC131054148 gene encoding histone H4, with protein MSGRGKGGKGLGKGGAKRHRKVLRDNIQGITKPAIRRLARRGGVKRISGLIYEETRGVLKIFLENVIRDAVTYTEHARRKTVTAMDVVYALKRQGRTLYGFGG; from the coding sequence ATGTCTGGAAGAGGAAAGGGCGGCAAGGGTTTGGGAAAGGGAGGCGCCAAGAGGCACAGGAAAGTCCTCCGTGATAACATTCAGGGTATCACCAAGCCTGCTATCAGGCGTCTGGCTAGGAGAGGAGGTGTTAAGCGTATCAGTGGCCTGATCTATGAAGAAACCAGGGGGGTCTTGAAGATCTTTTTGGAGAATGTCATAAGAGACGCTGTTACCTACACTGAACATGCACGGCGCAAGACAGTGACTGCCATGGATGTGGTTTATGCTCTCAAGAGGCAGGGTAGAACTCTCTACGGATTCGGTGGTTAG